The following proteins are co-located in the Pyricularia oryzae 70-15 chromosome 1, whole genome shotgun sequence genome:
- a CDS encoding WSC domain-containing protein: MKLMPQIAALALASSAKAFWILNCGNPVVVDRVDPLATPGQIPGRHVHTVMGGNAFSANLTTYEQTQKSTCTSCSVTKDLSNYWFPQLFFRFDNGSFAAVKNSGGSLIYYLHRHDKKEPEYAKGLQPFPEGFRMIAGEPLARQARNDTDQGKRQTKAVSFACLRGEPTPATPYLPKMRCKNGMRAQIHFPACWNGKDNDSPDHKSHVAYPSGVDNGICPPGFPKRLITLFSEVIYQVDKFDAFWDPNDASKPQPFVFSHGDPTGYGYHGDFQNGWDTAVLKAGIKDCNEGVRSVEQCSAFNGLVQKGDAMKKCVNKPQVDEKVFGVLGSLPGCNPVPEQSKIVHPAIMATCAATSESGQQDITKDTGVLKVSRAARRKVKRSNN; this comes from the coding sequence ATGAAGCTCATGCCACAAATTGCCGCGCTGGCGCTGGCCTCAAGTGCCAAGGCCTTCTGGATCCTCAACTGCGGCAACCCCGTAGTGGTCGATCGCGTCGATCCACTCGCAACCCCAGGGCAGATCCCGGGTCGGCACGTCCACACCGTCATGGGCGGCAACGCCTTCTCGGCCAACCTGACGACCTATGAACAGACGCAAAAGTCCACTTGCACGTCGTGCAGTGTCACCAAGGACCTTTCCAACTACTGGTTCCCACAGCTCTTCTTCCGCTTCGACAACGGCAGCTTCGCCGCCGTCAAGAACTCGGGCGGGTCGTTGATCTACTACCTCCACCGCCACGACAAGAAAGAGCCCGAGTACGCCAAGGGCCTCCAGCCCTTCCCCGAGGGCTTCCGGATGATCGCCGGCGAGCCGCTGGCTCGGCAGGCGCGCAACGACACGGACCAGGGCAAGCGCCAAACGAAAGCCGTGTCGTTTGCGTGCCTGCGTGGCGAGCCCACCCCGGCCACCCCCTACCTCCCCAAGATGAGGTGCAAGAACGGTATGCGGGCGCAGATCCACTTCCCGGCCTGCTGGAACGGCAAGGACAATGACTCTCCGGACCACAAGAGCCACGTAGCCTACCCTTCGGGCGTGGACAATGGCATTTGCCCGCCCGGGTTCCCCAAGCGACTCATCACGCTCTTCTCCGAGGTCATCTACCAGGTCGACAAGTTCGATGCGTTCTGGGATCCCAACGACGCCAGCAAGCCCCAGCCTTTTGTCTTTTCGCACGGAGACCCCACGGGCTACGGGTACCACGGCGACTTCCAGAACGGCTGGGACACGGCGGTGCTCAAGGCGGGCATCAAGGACTGCAACGAGGGCGTCAGGTCCGTCGAACAGTGCTCGGCGTTCAACGGGCTGGTGCAAAAGGGCGACGCCATGAAGAAGTGCGTCAACAAACCCCAGGTCGACGAGAAGGTCTTTGGGGTCCTCGGCAGCCTGCCCGGCTGCAACCCGGTGCCGGAGCAGAGCAAGATTGTTCACCCTGCCATCATGGCGACGTGTGCCGCTACGAGCGAATCTGGGCAACAGGATATAACAAAGGACACGGGAGTGCTCAAGGTATCGAGGGCCGCTCGCCGGAAAGTGAAGCGCAGCAACAACTAG